From the Montipora capricornis isolate CH-2021 chromosome 2, ASM3666992v2, whole genome shotgun sequence genome, one window contains:
- the LOC138038624 gene encoding kelch-like protein diablo, which yields MVVAHSEILLSKCALFREQGEFIDVRLKVGDDEFPAHRIVLAANSDYFHAMFAHGMKESNQEVIELKDENISAAALKIVMDAIYSGVISINDKNVFEVLPAADHLQVTSVIQQCCDYLQTEFVHQKFDLQTYCRICRIGDRHCLNDLKEATQREMASIYKEICESEEFLSHIDAGQLLSLLSRDDLNAPSENFVFQSVMQWIKYKKEERMGVAAKVIGAVRLGLVDIKDVIKELSTEEMQGIPEIHGLLYQSLLYSHVPSSSTFGDEKAKLRSWGTALVAVLPEKQMQCFDVESKSWKPLKSLAPATKVRSCSCAEVVGRQLFVAGGSTVFHCYDIERNVWKEKETDSNAVTTCRYLCTAGDYIYAITLQCTPQRYCLSEDQWQQYSGNPSFCALYHKHSGSTVYRSKVYVLNGTRSGPVNGNWVMHSANLCSFDPVSNEWEEKSSTCQPHFESSLLVVNGKMYVAGGFSFCDYQGNRPGGDRAPVEVYDEEKNIWSIVEQKHIPSNNLNAVEIEGRVYFIINKFPFDSGIRIQPGQVYPVCLGGWKNLSNIPGDAVLCHLPMKKGI from the exons ATGGTCGTCGCTCATTCTGAAATTCTGCTGTCTAAGTGTGCACTGTTTCGTGAGCAAGGGGAATTCATTGATGTTCGTTTAAAAGTTGGTGACGACGAGTTTCCAGCTCATCGTATTGTACTCGCTGCGAATAGCGACTATTTCCACGCCATGTTTGCTCACGGAATGAAGGAATCAAACCAAGAAGTGATTGAGCTCAAAGATGAGAACATTTCTGCTGCAGCTTTGAAGATTGTCATGGATGCCATCTACAGTGGAGTGATCAGTATTAATGATAAAAACGTGTTTGAAGTTTTACCTGCTGCTGATCATCTGCAAGTTACAAGTGTTATCCAACAGTGCTGTGATTATCTTCAGACGGAATTTGTTCATCAGAAGTTTGATTTGCAAACTTACTGCCGCATCTGCAGGATAGGCGATCGGCACTGTCTGAACGACTTGAAAGAGGCTACGCAACGTGAAATGGCCTCTATTTACAAGGAAATTTGTGAAAGTGAAGAATTCTTGTCCCATATCGATGCAGGTCAGCTGTTGAGTCTTCTCAGTCGAGACGACCTTAACGCTCCTTCAGAGAATTTCGTTTTCCAATCGGTGATGCAGTGGATCAAGTACAAGAAGGAAGAAAGAATGGGTGTGGCGGCTAAAGTTATTGGAGCTGTTCGTTTGGGGCTGGTAGACATCAAGGATGTAATCAAAGAACTGAGCACAGAGGAGATGCAAGGAATACCAGAGATACACGGCCTCCTTTATCAATCACTATTGTACAGCCATGTGCCGTCAAGCTCAACGTTTGGTGATGAGAAGGCTAAACTACGTTCTTGGGGCACG GCTCTTGTTGCTGTTCTTCCTGAAAAACAAATGCAGTGCTTTGATGTGGAATCAAAATCGTGGAAACCATTGAAATCCCTTGCACCAGCAACTAAAGTAAGGAGCTGCTCTTGTGCAGAGGTTGTTGGTCGCCAGCTATTTGTTGCCGGTGGTTCTACGGTCTTTCATTGTTATGAcattgaaagaaatgtttggaAAGAGAAGGAAACGGATTCAAATGCAGTAACCACTTGCCGTTACCTATGCACAGCAGGGGACTACATTTATGCCATTACCCTTCAGTGTACGCCACAAAGATATTGTCTCTCTGAGGATCAGTGGCAACAATATTCTGGAAATCCATCATTTTGCGCGCTCTATCACAAGCACTCTGGATCAACAGTGTATCGTTCAAAAGTGTACGTCCTTAATGGGACAAGATCAGGGCCAGTGAATGGTAATTGGGTTATGCATAGTGCAAATTTGTGTTCCTTTGATCCTGTGAGCAACGAATGGGAAGAAAAATCGTCAACTTGCCAGCCTCATTTTGAGTCCAGCCTCTTGGTAGTCAATGGTAAAATGTATGTTGCTGGTGGTTTTAGTTTTTGTGACTATCAAGGTAATAGGCCAGGAGGAGACCGAGCTCCTGTTGAGGTTTATGATGAAGAAAAGAACATATGGTCCATTGTTGAGCAGAAACATATTCCCTCAAACAATCTTAATGCAGTGGAAATAGAGGGAAGGGTTTATTTTATCATTAACAAATTTCCATTTGACAGTGGCATAAGGATCCAACCAGGGCAGGTGTATCCAGTTTGTCTAGGTGGCTGGAAAAATTTGTCGAACATTCCCGGCGATGCAGTACTCTGTCATCTACCTATGAAGAagggaatttga